Below is a genomic region from Eupeodes corollae chromosome 1, idEupCoro1.1, whole genome shotgun sequence.
CTTCCTACCGTGCCTTTACATCACATCCAGTTAGACGTTTAGAGGACTAAAAAGCGTCAATGTTATCCTCCCTTAGATTTTCCGAACCATACATAGAGTGCTTCTGGGCGACATTCAGTACGTTTTTAATTAATGCCTGCATATCTAAGGACCACCATATCGTCGACAAGATTGTCATAATATTCGTCGGCCTCTATTCCTTGCCTTTTCAGAATTATCATCTTAACACTCCTGACGCCAAAACGTAATTTATTAACGGCTTTTCAAGAACTAGTCTGCTTTCTTCAGTAATCTTGAGAAGATAAGAGGCACTGGTCTTCTGCGGATCTTTTGCCTCAATGCCAACCTAACCTTGTTATTCATTGGGACCAGTGAATAGAATAAAACCTTTGAAGACATCAGGTCGGCTGCTGTATAGAAACAAAACTGGTTGTCATATgaacaatcgtcgatagtcaacttgaacttttttcaaaatattgactaCTGGATAGCCAATTTCAGGTAgttaatatgacaacaaaagtaTTCAATAAAACAACACCGGCAGTCTAGTGCGACAATTTGGTGGTCATATTGACAatggaccaggaaagtccactatcgaccaaatattcacactacggcagatcttggaaaaaacccaggagcttcaaatcgatacccaccatatctctatcgattttaaagccgcgtatgacagcatctatagggaagagctctacataGCATTGTCtcgttttggcatccctgtcaaacttatcagtttgtgcagaatgactatcaaggtcggaaaagatctcaccgatgcatttgatgtcaaaaaaggttttagacaaggcaatgcaatgtcatgcgacttcttcaacatcgttctggaaagaattgtgcaaaactcaaccgtcaacattagaggtacaatcttccaaaggtccatccaattacccGGAAAtgtagatgatattgacataattgtcagatcaaagcgtgatgtcagtggagcgtttttgagcattttgacggaagcgaagaagatgggtttagtgatcaatgagggcaacacgctattaacacagaaaaGGTTACCAGCGcagaaatcaaacgaagaataactcttacaaaccgctgcttctttggacttagaaggcaattgggaagtaaagtcctctctcgagcatgtaaaatcaccatctataagacactcatcatcccggttctcatttatggcgctgaggcctggaccctgtcaaagaaagatgagagcgtcttaggccTCGGCCACGCAGTAAGCGGCTGAGCGGCTAAGCGGCTGAGCGGCAAGCAGCTGAGCGGCAACTCTAAGCGACGTATGGCCATGCACTAAGCGGCTGAGCGGCTAAGCGGCAACTCTTGCGACGTATGGCCAGGCACTGAGCGACTGTTTTTGAGTGATTAGTATTAGTAGTTAAAATGCCGTTGTGAAGAACAGTTCGCCGTATTTTACTGTCGGAAAATCGTTTGTTTGTGTACAAATTACTTAAACGTATGCAAAAAAGAAGACGATTTGGTGTTCATCCAATTAACCAATTAAGATCGGAGTTTGGAGaatttaatcatttatttttaaatctacgAAAATTTTCAGATAGATTTTGGCAATATCTACGTATGTCTATCGAATCTTTTGATTTGCTGCTTGAAAAAGTGCGTCCTagattaataaaacaaagaattgcTATTGCTCCAGAGCAGAGATTAGTTTTAACTTTaaggtatgtatattttttatttcaactttgttcattggttttaagtttttccaaaataatctTTTGGATGTCTCCCCTTACTTCCAGTTTGTCCAataatggaatttttttcataaacggcaataaagttttaaaaaattgtaaatcgtCGCAGTCTTCCTCCTTTTCCATTTCTGTTTTTAACAACTTAAGCCTTTCcctttccaaatttaaaaattcggaATCCACATCCATGGCTGagctcttcctttttttttggctaATGTGGCGGATGGGCGTGGGCTATCGTGTTGTGTTTTTAGTACTTCTTCTTCATCGCCCAGCAAATCACCCAATACAGCAGTGAGGTTAAGGTCATCAGCAGCATCCACAGGTCCCGACAAATTTCCCTCAGTTGGATCCGGCACAATGGTATCTTTAATGAATGCCATGGATTCGAAGAAtggccattttattttaatggaagTTGCTTCAGATCCAGATAATGGTCTTTGTATTTTTTGGAGGTTTTTACGATACGTGTAAacgtatattttttatattattttttattatataatattttcaggTTTCTTGCTACTGGCCATTCTTTTAGGGATTTGGCATTTGCTTTTCGTATGGGCAGAAGCACAGTCAGTGCAATCGTTTCGGAGACTTCTGTTATTATATGGAAAGAACTTGTTAATGAATATATGCCTGCTCCAACAACAGATCATCTTAAAACAGTGATCAACGATTACTATACGCGATGGAAGTTCCCTAACTGTTTTGGCAGTATTGATGGCAAACATTGTCAAATTAAATGTCCAGCAAGCTCTGGATCacattatttcaattatatgcATTATTTCTCCATTGTTCTGCAAGCTGTAGCTGATGCTGACAAAAAGTTTCTCACAATAGAAGTTGGTGGAAGAGGAAAACAAAGTGATGGCGGAACTTTTGCAGGTTCCAAATTATTTACGTTGCTTGAAACTGAGAAGTTCAATGTGCCTCCTCCACAAGCACTGCTCGAATCAAATATTGTACTACCGAATTTTTTGATAGGTGATGAAGCTTATCCTTTGAAACCTTATTTGTTAAGACCGTACCCACGGAGGGATTTAAATGCACGAAATGAACATTTTAACGATCGACTTTCAACGGCAAGAAAATGTATAGAATGTGCATTTGGAATAATGGGGTCAAAATGgcgttttttgcaaaaaaacattgaaacgaAACCGAGAACGGcgataaatttgataaaatgtgCTTGCATACTGCACAATTTTGTGAGAGAGTGCGATGGAGACAGTGATTTGGATTATATACAAGTAACATCAGCAATGCCAAACGACGCAGTACGAACAAGCAATGCAGCAGCAGCAGGTTCCCGTTTTAATAGAAGTACCCATACAGCTCTGGATGTTCGAAGTAAAATAACGgagtatttttttgattttgcacACTAAACCACAGGCGTTAACTTGCTTTGCACTAAACTATGTATCacataaactttaaataaaaacttaccacTTAAACCACAAATTTCACCAACTTCCTTCCATAATTTgtcagtaatatttttatttttaaaattggcatTTCTATCTTGCCATGAATCTGTTCGAGATTGCACACATGAAATTAACAACTCAATGTTTACTTTCGCCATCTTAACTTCTTGCTGCTCAGAACATTACTGAAAATTAAAACAGGTTTGGTTGCTGATCGGCGCCGCTTAGCATTAAAACAGGTTTGGTTGCTGATCGGCGCCGCTTAGCATTAAAACAGGTTTAGTTGCTGAGCGGCGCCGCTTAGCATTAAAACAGGTTTGGTTGCTGAGCGGCGCCGCTTAGCCGCTCAGAATTTTGTTTCGCCGCTCGCTCATTGCGTGGCCGCTTCTATGTGATTtcatatgttttatatttttttttttccgcTCAGCCGCTCAGCCGCTCAGCCGCTTACTGCGTGGCCGCGgccttaggatgcttcgagagaaaaattcttcgggtgatttttggtcccgtacgcatagatggagaatggaggagaagatataacgacgaactgtaggggctgtacagcgacactctACAGCTTGTTatcagaattaaagtccaacggcttagatgtctaggtcatgtagagcgaatggacatcaacgctccagcccggaaggtcttcgaatccaatcccgagtgacggtggcgcagtagaggaagaccgcgactcaggtggcgcacccaggtgggagaggacttcaaccaacttggcgtgcgaaactggagacagatagctagggaccgaactggctggatacgcatgttggttgaggcccaggtccgccccggactgtagcaccaccttaagtaagtaagtaagtattgacaagcaaaattgactatcgaaaATTGTTACTGACAATCCGGTAGTCAGATTATGTAACGGTTTTTAGAAcaagttttcatattgactaccgcaattttCCCATCGATTTCCACAGTTGTCAGATTGAATACAGCAGTTTGcttattgactactgcagttgtcttattgactaccaCGCTAGGCAATATAATAACCGTACTTTCAATTTCCAGCAACCAAAGTTATCACATTGACTACTATAGtggtcatattgactaccaagttGTAAGCAAATTtcggatcccaaaattgacaaccaaAAATTGTCCTATTGATTTTCTCTGTTATGGGCTAAAAATTGACAACCAAATAATCaatttgactaccaaaatagtcgaTAAAATGATGCGAGGCAAAAAAATAAGGCTGTCTCGGGATGTTCTTAACTAGGATGCCCTTGAGCTTCAAGCCAAGACCCTTATTTTTGACAAAGCATACACAAAAAACCATCTCAGAGAGCATGCCCTCTATGGGGCTCCACAATTGATGAAGAGCTCATCCATAATAGAAATTCGGAAGTCATCTCTGAAAACCCCACTTAGGCtggtttcacactacacggttttgaccgtacggcaaaaaaccggatGGCGACAAGAGCGTATAGGCTTTCATATCATACGGTCATGTCAAAATGCCAGCGCCGGACGTGCCGTGTACCAACCGTCTACTGCCACTACAGTATACGGCAGCCGGACGTACGTgacgaaatgcatgttttcacatcaaacgattttattcgtgcggCAGAGTTCGATCAGCCCTTTCAAGATACGATTACTAGTATATGTATCGTGATTTACCGTATGGTTTAAACCGTATAATGTGTAATTAGCCATTGATCCGATTTATGCCGGTTAGTGTGAAACGAGTATACGATTGCACTGTTTTGGGAGACGTCAAAAATGAAGGTGGCCCTGTTGAACTGGTTTCTGAAGAGAACACCTGATGAATTTTCCCGAGTAGCTCTGCTGTTGTTGACTTTGCTACATGAAGGATTGAATAAGTTGGTCGATTTAGGAAGTATAAGAGTATACTATGATGACTGGTGCACGCTGTGCTTCTTGAGGGTTTGGGAAGCAACACAACGACGTAAATTGAAGTGCTGTGCGTCACAATCTCTTGGCTTAAGGCTAAAAGTTCGTCCTTAAAGTCGACGGATGGTCCGAATGAAGGAACGTCCAAGgagagaaacaaacaaaattttgggcCCAAGAGTTCCACCGATTACTGCTTTATGGTGAGAAAATAAAACGGACTCTGTCAAGGTGCCCGAATGAGCTCGTTAACGGCTGGTTAACTCCTTTAGCATTGCATTGAGCGTTTAGACATACATTAAAGTCCAAAAACCTATTTTCAAATAACattatatattatacaaaaattagttaACAAATTCTTAAAAGCTATAATTTGTTgcatattatattaatttaacttaaacacaaacatttaacatttaattagtTTCTATATTAGTTTTTGATTAACTTTGTCGACAAATGTTAAGACAATTTAAGTGGAAACATTGCCTCAAGGCAAAGAAACATACACACAAGTCAATTTCGAAAATAACCTGACTGAGGTTAGCCATCAAGATCCACACAAGACATACCTTCATATATTTGTGTATGTTTGTGCATTTAAGCTCTGAACACATTTTCCATATTCAATCGAAGATAAACCCGGAAATGACACGAACTGCGGTCAGTGCATATATACAGCGTACACCTCCATCATCGGTTTCGTGAGTCGTGAATTCCTGTGTGTCACTTCACCATATACAGGCTGGATCAAAAGTTTCGgtctaattaaaaataaaattaaaattattcttattttttaaatttgtttgttctatTTTTCAAGGTATACCCTTAAAAACAACCCTGGGCACTATACAAAAATGAACTAAACAGAACCTTAAAGAAGACCAAACTTTTGCAATTTCGAAAATAATGACCCAAAGAGCTTATTGGCTTCATTTTTACATGCGAAATCCACCCTGCGCAAATCATTATGTCCTTGG
It encodes:
- the LOC129942096 gene encoding uncharacterized protein LOC129942096 — encoded protein: MSIESFDLLLEKVRPRLIKQRIAIAPEQRLVLTLRFLATGHSFRDLAFAFRMGRSTVSAIVSETSVIIWKELVNEYMPAPTTDHLKTVINDYYTRWKFPNCFGSIDGKHCQIKCPASSGSHYFNYMHYFSIVLQAVADADKKFLTIEVGGRGKQSDGGTFAGSKLFTLLETEKFNVPPPQALLESNIVLPNFLIGDEAYPLKPYLLRPYPRRDLNARNEHFNDRLSTARKCIECAFGIMGSKWRFLQKNIETKPRTAINLIKCACILHNFVRECDGDSDLDYIQVTSAMPNDAVRTSNAAAAGSRFNRSTHTALDVRSKITEYFFDFAH